In Flavobacterium piscisymbiosum, the sequence ATAATTAATTTTAGTCCCGCGAGGCTTCGGGATAGAGTGTAGATTTTTTAAAAGCCGATTAATAAACATTTAAAGAATGAAAAAAGTTCTGATTTTATTATTGTTTTCGAACATTTTGACTGCTCAGATTTCAAATGTCATTAGAAATAAAGACAGTTATACACAGGAAGTTTTTCCGTATAAAGGAGTTAGGGCAATTCAGATAGATGAAGTGAGTGCTGTTGGAAATGAGGATAACGTATTTATTTTTTCGAAAATTGAAAAAAATGCCAATCCTGATAAAATGTATTTTCAGCGGTTTACAAAAGTCAATGATAAATGGATCGTAAAATCTATTTTTGAAGTAAACCATAGCGGAATTATTTCGGCCTGGGGAAGCAGAAAAGCTTTTGGAGATTACAATAAAGACAAGAGTGTTGATGCGCTTTTTATTTACGGACTTTATGACGCTGATTTTAAACAGCAATCAGTTCATTTAATTTTTTCGCAAAAAGATCAGTTTTACACGATCGAATCAAGTGTTTCTGATGATTTTAAAACAGATAAATTTTCTTCTAATTTTAAATCTTTAGATGCAGAATCTAAAAAGCAGGTTTTAGAATATTGGGGGAAATTAGACAAAAAAGACAAATAACTTAGGAAAACAAAAAACATGAAAGTAACCTTAAACAGAGTAAACGACGCGTTTCATTTTAAACTTAAAAATGAGCGTGGTCATGTAGTTGATGTTGATAGCAGAGCCGAATTTGGCGGAAGCGATTTAGGTGCAAGTCCAATGGAATTGGTATTGATGGGTGTTGCAGGATGCAGCGCTATTGATATGATTTCGATATTAAAGAAACAACGTCAGGAAATAAAAGCATTTAATGCTGAGGTAGAAGGAGAACGCGTAAAAGTTGGAGAAGCAACACCATTTAAAGAAATCAATGTGGTTTTTTATTTAGAAGGAGATATCAATCCGGAAAAAGCAAAAAAAGCAGCACAGCTTTCTTTCGAGAAATATTGTTCAGTAGCCAAAACGGTTGAACCTACAGCTACAATAAACTATAAAGTTGTCCTAAACGACGAAGCATTATAAATTAGAAAATGAGTCAATTAGAAAATGAGATAATTCTTTTGGCTTGATAAGTAATAAATATTTGCATAAATACTTAGTGAATCTCTGAGTTTCTTTTGTGAGTCTTTGTGAAATTATAAAAACAGGCGAATTGGTGCAATTCGTGTTAAAACAAAAAAAATGAACGAACAAGAATTTGGTTTTGAAACCCAAGCCATAAGAACACATCTGGAAAAAACACAATTTCAGGAACATTCAACTCCATTATATTTATCATCAAGTTTTGTATTTGAAGATGCCGAGGATATGAGAGCGTCTTTTACAGAAGAGAAAGTACGTAATATCTATTCACGTTTTAGCAATCCAAACACAACCGAGTTTGTAGATAAGGTTTGTGCTATGGAAGGGGCTGAGTCTGGTTATGCTTTTGCAACCGGAATGGCGGCGATATATTCGACTTTTGCAGCATTGCTGGAGTCAGGCGATCACATTGTTTCTGCGGGAAGTGTTTTTGGGTCTACACACGCGCTGTTTATGACTTATTTTCCTAAATGGAATATCGAAACAACTTATTTTGATATTAACAAACCGGAAACGATAGAGGGATTTATTAAACCTAATACTAAAATTTTATACGCAGAAACGCCAACAAATCCTGGTGTAGATGTAATTGATTTAGAATTATTAGGTCAAATTGCTAAAAAGCACAACTTAATTTTAATCATCGACAATTGTTTTGCTACGCCATATATTCAGCAGCCAATTAAATACGGTGCTGATATAGTGATTCATTCTGCAACAAAATTAATCGACGGACAAGGTCGTGTTTTAGGAGGAGTTGCAGTTGGAAATGCAGAATTAATTCGTAAAATATATTTATTTTCAAGAAATACAGGACCGGCAATGTCGCCATTTAACGCTTGGGTTTTATCGAAAAGTTTAGAGACTTTGGCCGTTCGTGTAGACAAACATTGCGAAAATGCCTTAAAAGTAGCGGAGTTTTTAGAAAATCATCCTAATGTTGAGAGTATTAAATATCCATTCTTAAAATCACATCCAAAATATGAAATCGCCAAAAAACAAATGCTTTTAGGTGGTAACATTATTGCAATTGAAATAAAAGGCGGAATTGAAGCAGGAAGAAAATTTCTGGACAAAATTAAATTATGTTCGCTTTCGGCAAATATTGGAGACGTAAAAACGATCGTAACACATCCTGCATCAACAACACACAGCAAATTATCTGTTGAAGAAAAGTTGGCTGTTGGAATTACTGAAGGTTTAGTGCGTGTTTCTGTAGGTCTGGAAACCGTAAAAGATATTATTGCCGATTTAGATCAGGCTCTTTCTTAAATAATTTTAATGATATACATGTCAGGCTGAGCGAAGTCGAAGCCAGGTTAGTGACTTCGACTTCGCTCAGTCTGACAATCATTGTTCTTTCTGTATGAAACCAAGATTACTCATTTTATCGGATCTATTTGGAGGGAAAGATCCGGAATGGGTAAAAATCTACATGAATTTATTGCAATCTAAATTCGAGATTCAATATTATGATGTGGTTGAACTGGCCAATATTGATTCTGATAATTTTATCGAAAGTGAGATTCATAATCAGTTTCTTAACGGAGGAATTGATAAAGCAGTCCAAAATTTACTTCAATTAGAAACAGAAAAAGTAATTATTTTAGGATTTAGTATTGGAGGTACAATTGCCTGGAATGCATCTTTAAAAGGGTTGAATGTTACACATTTATTTGCTGTTTCATCTACAAGATTACGATACGAAACTGAAATCCCCAATAGTATTATCAAATTGTATTTTGGAGAAAAAGATCCTAATAAACCTAACCCAAAATGGTTTTTGGATTTGAATATAGATAATGAAATTCTCGAAGCTAATAGTCATCAACTCTATTTGATAGAAAATAATATACCTTT encodes:
- a CDS encoding alpha/beta hydrolase; translated protein: MKPRLLILSDLFGGKDPEWVKIYMNLLQSKFEIQYYDVVELANIDSDNFIESEIHNQFLNGGIDKAVQNLLQLETEKVIILGFSIGGTIAWNASLKGLNVTHLFAVSSTRLRYETEIPNSIIKLYFGEKDPNKPNPKWFLDLNIDNEILEANSHQLYLIENNIPLICNDVLKSLQQ
- a CDS encoding trans-sulfuration enzyme family protein; its protein translation is MNEQEFGFETQAIRTHLEKTQFQEHSTPLYLSSSFVFEDAEDMRASFTEEKVRNIYSRFSNPNTTEFVDKVCAMEGAESGYAFATGMAAIYSTFAALLESGDHIVSAGSVFGSTHALFMTYFPKWNIETTYFDINKPETIEGFIKPNTKILYAETPTNPGVDVIDLELLGQIAKKHNLILIIDNCFATPYIQQPIKYGADIVIHSATKLIDGQGRVLGGVAVGNAELIRKIYLFSRNTGPAMSPFNAWVLSKSLETLAVRVDKHCENALKVAEFLENHPNVESIKYPFLKSHPKYEIAKKQMLLGGNIIAIEIKGGIEAGRKFLDKIKLCSLSANIGDVKTIVTHPASTTHSKLSVEEKLAVGITEGLVRVSVGLETVKDIIADLDQALS
- a CDS encoding OsmC family protein, which gives rise to MKVTLNRVNDAFHFKLKNERGHVVDVDSRAEFGGSDLGASPMELVLMGVAGCSAIDMISILKKQRQEIKAFNAEVEGERVKVGEATPFKEINVVFYLEGDINPEKAKKAAQLSFEKYCSVAKTVEPTATINYKVVLNDEAL